CCGTGGAGGGTTTCCGCTTCGCGGTGAGCGCGGACTCGGCGGACGCGAGCCGGCCGCGCGGGACGGCGGACTTCGGCACGGTCTGCTCGTCCACACCGGCCAGGTCCGGCAGGAAACGGGTGGCTCTGGTCCTCGACTTCGGCACACCGGCGGACGCTCCGTCCGGCGAGACCCCGCCGGCACGGCGTACGGCCTGCGCCCGCGTGTCCGACGACGCGACGACGGCCGAGGCACTGGCCGCCGTGGCCAAGCCCCTGCGCTACGACACCAACGCCCTGTTGTGCGCGATCTCCGGGTATCCGCAGAAGGGGTGCGGGGAGCAGGTGGCCTCCGGCCGGAAGAGCGGCTCGGACAGCGGGTCCAGCGGGCCCTCACTGGGTCTGCCGATCGGTGCGGGTGTCGTAGCCCTCCTGGCAGGTGCAGCGGTGTGGCAGTCCCGGCGGCGACGCAATGCGTCCGGGTAACCGCTCCCCGGTGAGGGCCCCTGGGGATCTGCCGGCGCCGCAGCCGTCAAGGCGCCGCAGCCGCCCCACCGTTCACCCCGGTGCCTGGTGGCTCTGGGCGCTCAGCCTGGGTACGGCCGCCACCCGCACCACCAACCCCCTCCTCCTCGCCCTCCTCATATCCGTCTCCGCCTACGTCGTGGCAACGCACCGCATCCCCACCCCCACCTCCCGCGCCTACACCGCCTTCGCCCAGCTCGCCCTCGCCGTTCTCCTCATCCGTCTCCTCTTCGCGGTGGCGCTGGGCTCGCCCATCCCCGGCACCCACACCCTCCTCACCCTCCCCGAAGTCCCGCTCCCCCACTGGGCACAGGGCATCCGCCTGGGCGGAAAGGTCACGGCGGAGGCGCTCGTGTTCGCCGGTTACGACGGGCTCAAGCTCGCCACCCTCCTGATCTGCGTCGGCGCGGCGAACGCGCTCGCCGGCCCGGCCCGCCTGCTCAAATCCCTGCCCGGCGCCCTGTACGAGACCGGGGTCGCCGTGGTCGTCGCGCTCACCTTCGCGCCGCACCTGATCGCCGACGTCCAGCGGCTGCGTGCCGCCCGCCGGCTGCGCGGCCGCCCCGACCGGGGCCTGCGCGGTCTGCTGCAGGTCGGACTGCCCGTTCTGGAGGGCGCGTTGGAACGCTCGGTCGCGCTCGCCGCCGCGATGGAGGCCCGCGGCTACGGCCGCAGTGCCGAGGTCCCCGCCCGTGTCCGTCGCACGACGGCCGCGCTCACGCTCGGCGGTCTGCTCGGCGTGTGCGCGGGGGCGTACGGGCTGCTCACCGCGGAGGGCGGCACCTACGGCATCCCGCTGCTGCTGGCCGGTGTCGCCGCCGCGCTCGCGGGGCTCCGGCTCGGCGGCCGGCGTTCGCTGCGCACCCGGTACCGCCCCGACCCCTGGGACGCGCGGGCCTGGCTGGTCGCCGGTTCCGGCGCCGCCGTCGCCGCGCTGC
The genomic region above belongs to Streptomyces sp. CG1 and contains:
- a CDS encoding SCO2322 family protein; translated protein: MTAVRRAASVLCAALVLLAGAGAGPAQATGYRYWSFWERTGGQWTYATQGPSSARPDDGAVEGFRFAVSADSADASRPRGTADFGTVCSSTPARSGRKRVALVLDFGTPADAPSGETPPARRTACARVSDDATTAEALAAVAKPLRYDTNALLCAISGYPQKGCGEQVASGRKSGSDSGSSGPSLGLPIGAGVVALLAGAAVWQSRRRRNASG
- a CDS encoding energy-coupling factor transporter transmembrane component T, giving the protein MRPGNRSPVRAPGDLPAPQPSRRRSRPTVHPGAWWLWALSLGTAATRTTNPLLLALLISVSAYVVATHRIPTPTSRAYTAFAQLALAVLLIRLLFAVALGSPIPGTHTLLTLPEVPLPHWAQGIRLGGKVTAEALVFAGYDGLKLATLLICVGAANALAGPARLLKSLPGALYETGVAVVVALTFAPHLIADVQRLRAARRLRGRPDRGLRGLLQVGLPVLEGALERSVALAAAMEARGYGRSAEVPARVRRTTAALTLGGLLGVCAGAYGLLTAEGGTYGIPLLLAGVAAALAGLRLGGRRSLRTRYRPDPWDARAWLVAGSGAAVAALLTLASGRYPDALHPGAVPLVAPTLPLWPAAAILLALLPALVIPKEPS